The proteins below are encoded in one region of Halocatena salina:
- a CDS encoding glycosyltransferase family 2 protein has translation MYHEHTIGVVIPAYNEEGYVGEVIDTLPSFVDRAYVIDDGSTDDTWLEITEHSTEYNATHSATNGYDARVVPIQHKVNRGVGGAIKTGYLQALEDGIDVTAVMGGDGQMDPDVLTKFIDPVVEGKAHYAKGNRFMKFQTLDAMPRFRLFGNTLLSLLTKISSGYWNISDPQNGYTAISQEALQRVDIDGMYEYYGYCNDLLVRLNLADCRVADVVHSADTVYDDDWKSHINYSAYVPKVSYMLLHRFLWRLNQKYILKDFRPFAAAYYLGAGVTGLGVAKLVSTLATRREQSNSWFFTALSGVVLLLAAMVLDRIENEDKGVQVRETPTSLTTTDVSKNGRTESKAIPADDD, from the coding sequence ATGTATCACGAACACACGATCGGCGTCGTCATACCGGCGTACAACGAAGAAGGCTACGTAGGAGAGGTTATTGACACGTTGCCCTCGTTTGTCGATAGGGCGTACGTCATAGACGACGGTTCGACGGACGACACGTGGCTCGAAATAACCGAGCACTCCACGGAGTATAACGCGACACATTCGGCCACGAACGGGTACGACGCTCGTGTCGTACCCATTCAACACAAGGTGAATCGAGGGGTTGGGGGTGCGATCAAAACTGGCTACTTGCAAGCATTGGAGGACGGCATCGATGTCACGGCCGTAATGGGTGGTGACGGGCAGATGGATCCGGACGTGCTGACGAAATTCATCGATCCCGTCGTCGAGGGGAAGGCCCATTACGCGAAAGGAAATCGGTTTATGAAGTTCCAAACCCTCGATGCGATGCCCCGATTCCGGCTGTTTGGTAACACCCTCCTCTCGTTGTTGACGAAGATTTCGAGCGGCTACTGGAACATCTCCGACCCACAAAACGGATACACAGCCATCTCACAGGAGGCACTCCAGCGCGTCGACATCGATGGAATGTACGAGTATTATGGGTACTGCAACGACCTGTTGGTCAGGCTCAACCTCGCGGACTGTCGTGTCGCCGATGTCGTTCACTCGGCGGACACCGTTTACGACGACGACTGGAAGAGCCACATCAACTACTCCGCGTACGTTCCGAAGGTGTCGTACATGCTGCTCCATCGCTTTTTGTGGCGATTGAATCAGAAATACATCCTCAAGGACTTCCGGCCCTTCGCAGCGGCGTACTACCTCGGTGCCGGCGTCACCGGTCTCGGTGTTGCGAAACTGGTTTCGACGCTCGCCACCCGGCGTGAACAGTCCAATAGCTGGTTCTTCACGGCGTTGTCGGGAGTCGTGCTCCTGCTGGCGGCGATGGTGCTCGATCGAATCGAAAACGAGGATAAAGGCGTACAAGTCAGGGAAACACCGACGTCACTCACAACGACCGACGTTTCGAAGAACGGACGTACTGAGTCGAAAGCTATTCCAGCCGACGACGACTGA
- a CDS encoding plastocyanin/azurin family copper-binding protein produces the protein MVTRRSVLMRMGMLGTTVTGAGCLGMSDGSETPTETDTNEVIAGPNGNPVFDPESIEISVGETVTWRFESDGHNVSARPEDDPKVKIPDGATPFASFEGDNTYELIPKGETYSHTFETAGTYTYVCVPHIAVGMIGDVIVSQ, from the coding sequence ATGGTAACGCGGCGAAGCGTTCTGATGCGGATGGGTATGCTTGGAACTACAGTAACTGGAGCGGGCTGTCTCGGTATGTCGGATGGGAGTGAGACCCCGACTGAGACCGACACGAACGAAGTGATCGCTGGGCCGAACGGTAACCCCGTCTTCGATCCCGAATCGATCGAAATCTCGGTCGGCGAAACAGTCACGTGGCGGTTCGAAAGCGACGGCCACAACGTGAGCGCACGGCCGGAAGACGACCCGAAGGTGAAGATTCCTGACGGCGCAACGCCGTTTGCGAGCTTCGAGGGAGACAACACGTACGAACTCATACCCAAAGGGGAAACGTACAGCCACACGTTCGAGACCGCTGGAACGTACACGTACGTCTGTGTGCCACACATTGCGGTTGGGATGATCGGAGATGTAATCGTTTCTCAATAA
- a CDS encoding polysaccharide deacetylase family protein, which yields MRRPTTRRTLLATLGAASTFSLAGCSGMIPTGPSGDSETTSTPTGTPDGSGTEGDGSGSSSGPGGSVIDDFEGNVKDRWEVDAGKFTTDTENAFQGGQSLVLQAKGKQGEGNATISRSFYSDSNDSSALDLSSHDLSLAVRFEKPKSGHIAISCHAPTESSSLTCRRFIPQELNGWTRFDLGYTGKQGQPDPSKVFTVQISVMTDNGEPIKVGIDDLRKVPKASKGKVMFQFDDSVKSAYDTVFPMFNERDWQAGVAIIPDVIGSQGRLSTGNMREMADAGWDMMSHTSTDKLPTQSKQDQKKAIEQSKQQLKSIGFKTGSRHFVAPNGRVNRATLDIIRNNHKTNFMFGAGPGNAKQPTNMYTIPRVMGASPDAVVDLLDLAEQFNQLVVVQYHGIGGDDKETTTAEFEQVVKHVEKKDMDVVSPSQFLDSIGN from the coding sequence ATGAGGCGCCCAACAACCCGCCGCACATTGCTTGCAACGCTCGGAGCAGCCAGTACATTCTCGCTCGCCGGTTGTTCTGGTATGATTCCGACTGGTCCCAGCGGTGATAGTGAAACCACGAGCACCCCGACGGGCACGCCGGACGGTTCCGGAACGGAGGGAGACGGCTCTGGGTCGTCTTCGGGACCCGGTGGATCGGTGATAGACGATTTCGAGGGTAACGTCAAAGACCGCTGGGAGGTGGATGCAGGCAAGTTCACGACAGATACGGAAAACGCGTTCCAGGGAGGCCAATCCCTCGTGTTACAGGCTAAGGGAAAACAGGGAGAAGGAAACGCCACTATCTCTCGTTCGTTCTACTCGGATTCAAACGACAGCAGTGCTCTCGATCTGAGCAGTCACGACCTTTCGCTGGCGGTTCGATTCGAGAAGCCAAAAAGCGGCCACATCGCGATTAGCTGCCACGCTCCAACGGAGAGCAGTAGTCTCACGTGCCGTCGATTCATCCCGCAGGAACTGAACGGATGGACTCGTTTCGATCTCGGCTACACCGGGAAACAGGGCCAACCAGACCCTTCTAAGGTGTTCACCGTACAGATCAGCGTCATGACCGACAATGGTGAACCGATCAAGGTCGGGATCGACGATCTCCGAAAGGTCCCGAAAGCCAGCAAAGGAAAGGTGATGTTCCAGTTCGACGACTCGGTCAAGTCTGCCTACGATACGGTGTTCCCCATGTTCAACGAACGCGACTGGCAGGCGGGGGTCGCCATTATCCCCGACGTGATTGGCTCTCAGGGCCGATTGAGCACCGGAAATATGCGTGAGATGGCAGATGCCGGATGGGATATGATGTCACACACATCGACGGACAAGCTCCCGACACAGTCCAAGCAGGACCAGAAAAAAGCGATCGAACAATCGAAACAACAGCTCAAATCGATCGGATTCAAGACTGGATCTAGGCATTTCGTCGCGCCCAACGGTCGAGTCAACAGAGCGACTCTCGACATCATTCGAAACAACCATAAGACCAATTTCATGTTCGGGGCCGGACCGGGTAACGCCAAACAGCCTACGAACATGTACACCATCCCCCGCGTGATGGGTGCTTCACCCGACGCAGTCGTCGATCTGCTGGATCTTGCCGAGCAGTTCAACCAGCTGGTCGTCGTTCAGTATCACGGGATCGGTGGTGACGACAAAGAGACAACGACAGCGGAGTTCGAACAGGTCGTCAAGCACGTGGAGAAAAAGGACATGGACGTGGTCTCACCGAGCCAGTTCCTCGATTCGATCGGGAACTAA
- a CDS encoding alkaline phosphatase family protein, with translation MSDHRMEALLIGIDAGCLPVFERLMEDDLIPNIRSICEQGATGPLTSQIPPWTPSAWPSMYTGVNPGKHGTFGFVDYDGYDWHVVSSDHVREHAVWTLLEEHDMSSVVVNVPVTHPPDEIDGAIIPGFIGPEHPESHPEGILEDVQEELGEYRVYPIYERDDETWTDAEKMDEYTTLVRMRGEAFRYLHGRFEPEFGFVEFQKPDTVFHEFRGDWEKVKAVYKETDRQIGKLLEECDAKRVFIASDHGMGPYDKQEFRMNEFLKDEGFVVTTQGGKGMPSWNPIRNQLREGENEETWEPGLFERLAAKVAQHGVTASRVGDGLRKIGLNHIVKQYVPDNVARTASEQVNFPESTAYMRARIELGVRINLEGREPDGVVAQSEYESVRSDLINRLKAVETPEGEPMFETVAPREEYYEGSYTENAVDIVTIPNDFEYFLSAQLLGDQFGPPTEPWNHKRDGVFAAMGEGINDSASIEDAHLYDVAPTIMAALGVPRSDRMDGRVLPVVEDTGTAEYPEYGDDVEDNVTDEAVESRLADLGYL, from the coding sequence ATGAGTGATCATCGGATGGAGGCATTGTTGATCGGGATCGATGCCGGTTGTTTACCGGTGTTTGAGCGTCTGATGGAAGACGATCTCATACCGAACATTCGATCGATCTGTGAACAAGGCGCTACCGGACCGCTCACCTCACAGATTCCACCGTGGACGCCTAGCGCGTGGCCGTCGATGTACACCGGCGTGAATCCGGGTAAACACGGAACGTTCGGTTTCGTCGATTACGATGGGTACGACTGGCACGTCGTGAGTTCTGATCACGTCCGCGAGCATGCGGTATGGACGCTGTTAGAAGAACACGATATGTCGAGCGTCGTGGTAAACGTCCCAGTCACCCATCCGCCAGATGAGATCGATGGGGCGATCATTCCCGGATTCATCGGCCCGGAGCACCCGGAATCACACCCCGAGGGGATTCTCGAAGATGTCCAAGAGGAACTCGGGGAGTATCGAGTGTATCCGATCTACGAACGCGATGATGAAACGTGGACGGACGCAGAAAAGATGGACGAATACACGACGTTGGTTCGGATGCGCGGTGAAGCGTTCCGGTATCTTCACGGGCGGTTCGAGCCGGAGTTCGGCTTCGTCGAATTCCAAAAACCGGACACCGTGTTTCACGAGTTCCGCGGTGATTGGGAAAAGGTGAAAGCTGTCTATAAGGAGACCGATCGTCAGATCGGAAAGCTCCTAGAAGAGTGTGATGCGAAACGCGTCTTTATCGCGAGTGACCACGGAATGGGTCCCTACGACAAACAGGAGTTTCGTATGAACGAGTTCCTCAAAGACGAGGGATTCGTCGTAACGACTCAGGGCGGTAAAGGGATGCCCTCGTGGAACCCGATCCGGAACCAGCTTCGGGAGGGCGAAAACGAAGAGACGTGGGAACCCGGTCTCTTCGAACGGCTCGCAGCAAAAGTCGCACAGCACGGCGTCACCGCCTCGCGCGTCGGCGACGGTCTCCGAAAGATCGGTCTCAATCACATCGTAAAGCAGTACGTACCCGACAACGTCGCGCGGACGGCTAGCGAGCAGGTTAACTTTCCGGAATCGACAGCGTACATGCGTGCACGTATCGAATTGGGGGTGCGGATCAACCTCGAAGGACGCGAACCGGACGGGGTCGTAGCTCAAAGCGAGTACGAATCGGTTCGATCCGATCTCATCAATCGATTAAAAGCCGTGGAGACCCCCGAAGGTGAACCGATGTTCGAGACTGTCGCCCCCCGGGAGGAGTATTATGAGGGATCGTACACCGAAAACGCCGTCGACATCGTGACCATCCCCAACGACTTCGAGTACTTCCTCTCAGCACAGTTGCTCGGCGATCAGTTCGGGCCACCAACCGAACCGTGGAATCATAAGCGAGACGGGGTGTTCGCGGCAATGGGTGAGGGTATCAACGACTCCGCATCGATTGAGGACGCGCATTTGTACGATGTCGCTCCGACGATCATGGCTGCGCTTGGCGTTCCTCGCAGCGACCGCATGGATGGACGCGTTCTTCCAGTCGTCGAGGACACTGGCACGGCCGAATACCCCGAATACGGTGACGATGTTGAGGACAACGTTACCGACGAAGCTGTCGAAAGCAGGCTGGCCGATCTTGGTTATCTCTGA
- a CDS encoding glycosyltransferase family 4 protein, translating into MNERLDVGFIPAECPGAAGTGAVRTSTLLIERLSKHHDLTVYVSSQMDASSATLPAEDRVNYVIHDNLPKLPHPLTNKIDTLEGEIDALERHELIHSYSSAFIPVLAELDTPTLSTLNSYLPVCPKGDMMYDGERKCSGPGRLKCASCISTTALKRRQGVDAELRSGYVSLGQIEFVFDSIDRAWEIDAYHALSPHLAKDFGAIGFPDNRIEVIPHFYDETFATITDEGESEREPTPEDDEPITLLYVGALQDIKGVHVLIRGLSRILSRGYDIELQVAGSGPYEQQLHELAQDLDLDEAIRWLGYVDHDRLAAVYENADVFVYPGLLDEPFGRVLLEALSSHTPILAADVGSTDYIVGPAGEQFMSGEPEALADAFERLIDDYTAHYDAIPEHIERFAPETVERAFSERYHDVASMAD; encoded by the coding sequence GTGAATGAACGGCTGGATGTAGGCTTTATTCCCGCAGAGTGTCCGGGTGCGGCTGGTACCGGTGCTGTCCGTACATCGACGTTGCTCATCGAACGACTCTCGAAACACCACGATTTGACCGTCTACGTGTCGAGCCAGATGGACGCATCGAGCGCGACATTACCGGCCGAGGATCGGGTCAATTACGTGATTCACGATAATCTACCGAAGCTCCCTCACCCACTCACGAACAAGATCGACACGTTGGAAGGGGAGATTGACGCGCTCGAACGACACGAACTGATACACTCTTATTCTTCTGCGTTCATTCCCGTGCTCGCAGAGCTCGACACACCGACGCTCTCGACGCTCAACTCCTATCTTCCAGTCTGCCCGAAGGGGGACATGATGTACGACGGAGAGCGGAAATGTTCGGGACCTGGACGACTGAAATGCGCTAGTTGTATCTCAACGACGGCACTCAAACGCCGGCAGGGCGTCGATGCAGAGCTTCGCAGCGGGTACGTTTCGCTCGGACAGATCGAGTTCGTCTTCGACTCGATCGATCGGGCGTGGGAGATAGACGCATACCACGCGCTATCACCGCATCTCGCCAAGGATTTCGGTGCGATCGGCTTTCCCGACAACCGGATCGAGGTCATCCCCCACTTCTACGACGAGACGTTCGCAACGATCACCGACGAAGGAGAAAGCGAGCGCGAACCGACGCCGGAAGACGACGAGCCGATCACGCTCTTGTATGTGGGTGCGCTCCAAGATATCAAGGGCGTGCACGTCCTTATCCGCGGCCTTTCCCGCATTCTCAGCCGAGGATACGACATCGAACTGCAGGTTGCTGGTTCGGGTCCCTACGAGCAGCAGCTCCACGAACTCGCTCAGGATCTCGATCTCGACGAAGCAATCCGGTGGCTCGGATACGTCGACCACGATCGACTCGCAGCTGTCTATGAGAATGCGGACGTGTTCGTCTATCCAGGACTCCTCGATGAGCCGTTCGGGCGCGTGCTCCTTGAGGCACTGTCGTCTCATACCCCGATCCTCGCTGCCGATGTTGGGAGTACCGACTACATCGTTGGACCGGCTGGAGAGCAGTTCATGTCCGGCGAACCCGAAGCGCTTGCGGACGCCTTCGAACGACTCATCGACGATTACACTGCCCATTACGACGCTATTCCCGAGCACATCGAACGGTTTGCTCCCGAAACGGTTGAACGGGCATTCTCCGAACGATACCACGACGTCGCCTCGATGGCCGATTGA
- a CDS encoding sulfite oxidase, giving the protein MPPTRGSTSDEESTDTENETPAPYERYLNRRQYLAVGLTAGVSAFAGCSQLTGTGDERTPTATRTEPGVEERPGYHTYSTSELEEKYPALRIFSNQPPNAETESRDQYTEFTTSVDATYIRSHYDSPKLTEADHTISLEGLIEESTELSMDALKSEFSTVEVAHTMQCAGNGRSYLDPNVAGTQWTFGAMGTAIYAGTPVGEVLEQHGAQTDDELYLAVMGADAPEGKKVFARSIPMSKIKKDCILAYERDGEPLTAEHGFPVRLVVPGWYGCNSVKWVDRMRVMETMLHDEDDTMDNPERYTHWQQSSYRILPEQDNEPRQHTSIDTLDTEAQMAADEIEQPYMYDMLVKSLITSPVEETTVSPDDGTVTVRGVAWAGDNELQGVEISTDGGEEFADAEFTGPEHGPTAWRLFRFEWEATPGEHTLVSRATDDEGRTQPATVSDLEEGLRGIEDDKYPWNQKGYGVNAYMPEAITVTVSEGS; this is encoded by the coding sequence ATGCCCCCCACGCGCGGATCGACATCGGACGAGGAGTCGACGGACACCGAAAACGAAACACCTGCTCCCTACGAGCGATATCTGAATCGGCGACAGTATCTTGCTGTGGGGTTGACTGCCGGTGTGAGCGCTTTCGCTGGATGTAGTCAACTGACAGGGACAGGGGATGAGCGGACACCGACGGCGACGCGAACGGAACCCGGTGTGGAAGAGCGGCCCGGCTATCACACGTACAGCACGTCCGAACTGGAGGAGAAATATCCGGCGTTGCGGATCTTCTCGAACCAGCCGCCGAACGCCGAGACCGAGAGCCGGGATCAGTACACTGAGTTCACGACGAGCGTCGATGCGACGTACATCCGAAGCCACTACGATTCCCCAAAGCTCACCGAAGCCGACCACACTATCTCGTTGGAGGGATTAATCGAGGAATCGACAGAACTCTCGATGGACGCGCTCAAATCAGAGTTTTCGACCGTCGAGGTGGCGCACACGATGCAGTGTGCGGGCAACGGACGGAGCTATCTCGATCCGAACGTCGCCGGGACGCAATGGACGTTCGGCGCGATGGGCACCGCGATCTATGCGGGCACGCCGGTCGGGGAAGTGCTCGAACAGCACGGTGCACAGACGGACGACGAGCTGTATTTGGCCGTGATGGGTGCCGACGCGCCCGAGGGAAAAAAGGTGTTCGCGCGTTCGATCCCGATGTCGAAGATCAAAAAGGACTGTATCCTCGCCTATGAACGCGACGGTGAGCCACTCACCGCCGAACACGGCTTTCCGGTCCGGCTCGTCGTTCCGGGATGGTATGGCTGTAACAGTGTCAAGTGGGTCGATCGGATGCGCGTCATGGAGACGATGCTCCACGACGAGGACGACACCATGGACAACCCAGAGCGATACACCCACTGGCAACAGTCCTCGTACCGGATCCTTCCCGAACAGGACAACGAACCGCGCCAGCACACGAGCATCGATACGCTCGACACGGAGGCACAGATGGCTGCCGACGAGATCGAACAGCCCTACATGTATGATATGCTAGTGAAATCACTCATCACGTCGCCAGTAGAGGAGACGACCGTCTCGCCCGACGACGGCACCGTAACGGTGCGCGGAGTGGCGTGGGCCGGTGACAACGAGCTACAAGGGGTCGAGATTTCGACTGACGGCGGCGAGGAGTTCGCCGACGCCGAGTTCACCGGTCCCGAACACGGCCCGACTGCGTGGCGGCTGTTCCGGTTCGAGTGGGAGGCGACGCCGGGTGAGCATACGCTCGTTTCGCGGGCAACCGACGACGAGGGACGGACACAACCAGCAACCGTCTCGGACCTTGAGGAAGGGCTCAGAGGGATAGAAGACGACAAATACCCGTGGAACCAGAAAGGGTACGGTGTCAATGCGTACATGCCCGAAGCGATCACTGTGACGGTCTCTGAAGGGAGCTGA
- a CDS encoding glucosamine inositolphosphorylceramide transferase family protein, with protein MSSESTTVLPRSSTRPNATSPETDLRTETDGEPEPESPPTPEEVGTTETEPSDADTETLYVGPRIPESPHAPADVAPPTGSHVQPSAAQPVLSGDDVTDYGDVEYVADPFLFVEEGEWHMFFEILNSDREPDAPIGHATSSDGLDWTYDQVVLEKRYHTSFPLVWKHAGSYYMCPPTGQKVELYKADRFPTEWTHIGNAIDVDYYPHDPTFVRYDGRWWLFTDRGNEQVMVYHSRDLEREGWTPHERNPVVTDRRDAARQGGRPIIHDGRLYLYFQDLVDNYGDAIRCCEVTQLSPSTYTDQEVSGSPVLEEFGTGWANNGMHTFDPWWRGPDKGWRCAVDGVRDQESLDDQWTIGILDIPPNSTLGSS; from the coding sequence ATGTCTTCAGAGTCAACAACGGTTCTCCCCCGATCCTCGACGCGCCCGAATGCTACGTCTCCTGAGACCGATCTACGGACGGAGACTGACGGGGAACCCGAGCCGGAATCACCACCAACACCGGAGGAAGTGGGAACAACGGAGACCGAACCCTCCGACGCCGACACTGAGACGCTGTACGTCGGTCCGAGGATTCCGGAGTCGCCCCATGCGCCAGCCGATGTGGCCCCCCCGACGGGGAGCCACGTTCAGCCGTCGGCCGCCCAGCCGGTGTTGTCAGGGGACGATGTGACGGATTACGGCGACGTGGAGTACGTTGCCGATCCGTTTTTGTTCGTTGAGGAGGGTGAGTGGCACATGTTTTTCGAGATATTGAACAGCGATCGGGAGCCGGACGCGCCGATCGGCCACGCCACCAGTTCCGATGGGCTGGATTGGACGTACGATCAGGTGGTGTTGGAAAAGCGGTATCACACGTCGTTTCCGCTAGTGTGGAAACACGCCGGGAGCTACTACATGTGTCCGCCGACGGGCCAGAAGGTCGAGTTGTACAAAGCCGATCGGTTTCCGACCGAGTGGACCCACATCGGCAACGCGATCGACGTGGACTACTATCCCCACGATCCGACGTTCGTTCGGTACGACGGCCGGTGGTGGCTGTTCACCGACCGGGGTAACGAGCAGGTGATGGTGTATCACTCTCGAGACCTCGAACGGGAAGGCTGGACGCCCCACGAGCGGAATCCCGTCGTCACCGACCGCCGCGATGCTGCCCGACAGGGCGGGCGGCCGATCATCCACGACGGTCGCCTGTACCTGTATTTCCAAGATTTGGTCGACAACTACGGCGATGCGATCCGGTGTTGTGAGGTGACCCAGTTATCCCCGTCTACATACACGGATCAGGAAGTTTCGGGGTCGCCGGTGCTCGAAGAGTTCGGCACCGGATGGGCGAACAACGGCATGCACACGTTCGATCCGTGGTGGCGCGGGCCCGATAAGGGGTGGCGCTGTGCCGTCGACGGCGTCCGCGATCAGGAGTCACTTGACGACCAGTGGACCATCGGAATACTCGATATTCCGCCGAACAGCACGCTCGGTTCCAGTTGA
- a CDS encoding enoyl-CoA hydratase/isomerase family protein, which yields MAYDTIDMDHAAGDRIAIVRLDAPSRNNVLDMQMIQEFTLAVTEADRDDDVEGIVVSATGEMFCAGADLNYLKELSFEEGTRFMTAYFEALDLLRDTGKPAVAGVQGICAAGGNELVSACDLVVADETARFTQPEAGVGATAAGGGVQLLPLIVGEKRAKDLLLTGRMIEAEEARAMGLINRVVPENDAETRAVDLTETIVDHTSPQAYRTIKAIMKPWTNFGLLGQEMARDLTARVWDSEEFRERAAAFLADEELDPRGFDGVRPPRSEE from the coding sequence ATGGCGTACGATACCATCGATATGGACCACGCTGCTGGCGATCGAATCGCAATCGTACGACTCGACGCTCCCAGCCGGAACAATGTGCTGGATATGCAGATGATACAGGAATTCACCCTGGCCGTCACCGAAGCTGACCGCGACGATGACGTCGAGGGGATTGTCGTGAGCGCGACCGGAGAGATGTTCTGCGCGGGGGCGGATCTGAACTATCTCAAAGAGCTGTCGTTCGAGGAGGGAACCCGCTTTATGACGGCGTATTTCGAAGCGCTAGATCTGCTCCGAGACACGGGCAAGCCGGCCGTCGCCGGTGTACAGGGAATCTGTGCCGCTGGCGGTAACGAACTCGTGTCTGCGTGTGATTTGGTCGTCGCCGACGAAACCGCACGGTTCACCCAACCGGAAGCTGGCGTCGGTGCCACGGCGGCGGGCGGTGGCGTCCAACTACTCCCGCTCATCGTGGGCGAAAAACGCGCCAAGGATCTGTTGTTGACCGGGCGTATGATCGAAGCCGAAGAAGCTCGTGCGATGGGGCTGATCAATCGCGTGGTTCCCGAGAACGACGCCGAAACCCGCGCCGTCGATCTCACGGAAACGATCGTCGATCACACGAGTCCACAGGCGTACCGAACAATCAAGGCGATCATGAAACCATGGACGAATTTCGGTCTTCTCGGACAAGAGATGGCTCGTGATCTCACCGCACGCGTCTGGGATTCCGAGGAGTTCCGGGAACGAGCTGCGGCGTTTCTCGCCGATGAGGAACTCGATCCTCGTGGCTTCGACGGTGTTCGGCCCCCCCGATCGGAGGAATAA